The window CAAGAACTCTTTCCAAAAAGCTGAAAGACAAGTTTAAGTTTGATTTGGCAATGTATACGGCGCGTTCTGAAGCTCCCTTACCGAAAGATAAAATACCTCAAAACCCTACCGCTTTGGGCGATGAGGTGATTCGTTTTATTAAAATGATTGTGGCCAAACGGGGCACCTTTAGTTATGAAAATTTAGCTAATATTTTTCTTAAGCAAACCCAAGAGCTAAATTACAAAAAATTTAAATGTTCTTTGCAGAAATATTTAATTTTTTCGGTAGCGAATAAAGATTTTGTAGAAGTTTTTAATCAAAAATTATCAAAAAAATTAGAAGTTCTTTATGAAAAATATCATGAAGAGCGGGTCAATGAAGCATTGCTCTTAAGAACCAGCAACCGAGTGATTGAATACTTGACAACGGAAGATCAACAGAACCCTTCAGGGTTGTTTGTTTTGCTGCTGTCTCATGGACATCCGCTCACTCTAGTCATTGTCCTTCTGAAAATTATTCTAATTTGTCCCAGTTCTCGAACTCATTTGGAAAACTGTATTGCTAAATTAATTCAATACTACGTGGATTCTCCAGAGAATGAATGTAAATGGGTCGTTAATTTCTTTGAAGTTTTCAACATAACATTGGCAATTCATGCGGATAATGTTCAATACAATTTGATCAAAATGGAAGCCAAAGGCTCAAAGGATAAGTCTGAAGCTCCTCTAGACACTTACCGTGTTTTTTCTCAACGCCGAGATTGTACGACTGTAGAATCTGTTCAGGGGGAAATCCCTGTCGAAAAGATGTTGCCGAGTTCTTCTTTAGAAAAGCCCTAATACTCATCAATAAGGGAGAATTCATCAACTTCAACTCAGGGTACTCAACAAACATTCACTTCCTGACTTTTTGTACTATGGGTGATAGGCGATCGCACAAAACCCCCACACCGGCACCCACAACTTCTGCCAAAATACTCACTAAGCGAAATAAGGCTACAACACTGAGAATGATGCCTGTAGGAAAATAAGGATTCAGGAGTCCTAGTACCGTTGTCTCAAATACTCCTAAACCGCCTGGAGTTGGAATCACCAAACCCAACACCCATGCCAAACAAAAAGCACTGATTAAGAGTGGAATCTGGCTAAGATTTACGGTAGCTAAGGTGAAAAAAGTAACAATGAATCCCGTGCCTCGTAGTCCCACAAAACCCAGTTCTCCTAGCAGCGGAATAAAGGGATAGTGTTCGAGTTGAAACACCTCACTATCGGCAGCTTTTCCCTTTAAGCGTCTCAAGAACTGAAGCAGAGGGTTTAAGACTTTAGGATGAACCGATAGTAAAATTCCAGTCAAACCGAGAATTTGTAATCCCCAAATCCGAGTATCCCCTTGCATGTCCAACCACCCGAATTGACTACCTGTTAAAGCAATCAGTAAGGCAGCGGCAGCCATCAATAGAGGTTCAATTAAGACACTAATAGTCGCCGCACTCAAGGAACCCCCCGCATCGGTAACCGCCCAAATCCGACCATAATAGTGCCACACATTGCCAGGTAAATACTTAGCCAGGTTTGTTTTCAAGTAAACCTGAAGAACCCAGTGGTACTGAATCGGCTGCTTGAAGGAGCGCAGAATCCAGCTCCATACTAAGCCAGCCCAAATATGAGCTGCTAAAGTAATGGAAAAAGCCGCAACCAGCGTTATCCATCCGACAGCATCAATCCGAATTGCTGCAACTTCTTGCCAGTGTTCCTTGAATGCCTTTGCCAAAAAAAATAGGGTTCCACCCAGAATCACCCAGCGCAGGTAGGGTTTGAGCCATGACCAGATTTTTTTCATTTTGAAGAAGTCATTTGTCAAGAAATAACCAGCCTTTCAGGCGCACGCTGTCGTCTATCTACAGTTAGAAAATAGCCATTTTTCGGAAGCCATCAGAATGTCTCCTTTGCTAGAGGAACCCATCCCATCACTATCGCTAATCTTGACAAGCGTAAGGGAAAGATGATGCCGTAACTCCCTGTTACAAAAGAGAGTTGCGGTTGGTAGCATTGGCTCGATAACTGGTGCCATTCTACCAACATTCTGATGTCTAGGCGTAGGATGTCAGCTTTCACATCAAGATACTCAGCTTAATTCAGGCTGACAAGGAGTATTGATTGCATGAAAAAATTAACTGTTTTCTTCAAACAGCTACGACTGAGTCAATTATTGACAGCGTTTTTAGCAACAGTGGTAATGTTTGTTGGTACCGCTTGCAATAGCGGGACTGTTCAAGGGGCACGCCCTGAAAACCCACCCGTTCAAGCTGGGGGTGCGAATAATCCTTACAAGGGGGGTGGGGACTCTAATACCAACTATAATTTCTCCCCTGACCCGAAGATTAATGGCAAAGTTTCTTCTAAGGGTGATAGAGCTGATTTAGAAATCATCTCCAATCGGTTGATTGCTGTAAGCAATAAGGCGCAATATCCAGGTGGAGCTGTGATGCAGGGGTCGCCCGCCGATGAACAAAAACCCCTTCGGCAGATAGACCTGCAAGATTTTGAAGCACCTGAACCGGGTGGGCAAATTCAGCGTGAGTCCAACGTCGGCGATCGAGTTAAAGATCGGTTAAGCGCTGTTAAAGAAACGTTTGGTGAAGCTTCAGAATTTGTCCGCGAAGGTGCAAACGAAGCTGCACAACAAGAAGTATCCGCACCCAAAACGACCAAAGCTAATTTTTAGATAATTAGCCTTAACTCAATGACAAGCTTCTTACGGTTATGAATCTCCAAATTCAAGGAGGAGCTACACTTAAACATTATCTTTTATCAAGCTCCAACCCAGTGATTACCGTTTGAAAGCACCAACCTGTTAATCCTTTAATTAATCAAAACCCATCGGAGGAAAAAATGAAAAAAGTCATAACTTGGTTAAAAAGTATCCGTGTCGATCGAATATTAACGGTCTTTCTGGCAGGAGTTCTGCTGTTTGTTAGCACGGCTTGTGGTACCACGAAGGTATTAGCCAAAACAGCGGATGACGTGAGAGAAGAAGTTCCTGGTCGTGCTATAACCAACACCTACCAGGGTGGGATGAATAATTATGAAGACGTCGATCCTAGACGAAATACCAGCGAAGCCAAAGCAAAGGCTAAAAGCCTGATTGAAAACGCCCAAAGAAACATTGACCAAAAGAGCGTTGATAGCCGTGAGCAATATGTGGAAAACTACAAGAGTGGTACACCTCTAGGCGAAAGAGTACGGCGGATTGGTGAAGGTATCGGCGAGTCTGCTGAAGAGCTGGCAGAAGGTGCCTCTAAGGGTACTCAAAAAGGTGTTCAAAACATCAAGGAAAATGCCCAAAAAGCGCCTGATTATGTGAAAAAAGCTGGCAAAGAAACTGCCAATCTTGAATTTGAGGAAGCCCAATCTCAAGCCAATAATAGCATGAGAGATACGCGTTAGGCAGTGGATAACGCCGTCACGGCTGACAAAACTGTCGGTGATAAAATCCAGGATGCTGCTCAAAATACTGCTGATAAAGTTAAGGGCAAAGTCAACAGATATATTGGCAGAACTCAGCAGGCTTTAGAAGATGCTATTGATTAGAAGCAACTGAGTTTAAATCCAAATAGCTTTTACCAACACCCGGTCAATTGACTGGGTGTTTTAATAGTCGTTGATTGCTAGCGCAAAGCGGATTCCTCTGGAATAGAGAGTAAATAGCTATCTGTAACAGAATGAATGTCTTCACTTTGAACTTGATATTTTTCAAAAACCCTAGTACTCATTAACCTGCGATTTCCGTTAATTATGATGTAAACGTTTCCAGAATTACTGCCTTTTAAAATAGTTCCATTTTTAGTAATGGGTGTTCCTTCGGGATAGCTGCTGAGTTCTTCATCAAATATCTCTTTAACGTCACTATAGTTAAACCCATAAGCGTCAAACGTTTTTGAATCAGTAATCCATCTCCGTTCTCCATCCTGAATCAAAAATACTTCAGGCCCGCTACCTTTGACCAACTGAATCAAGGGCTGATTAGGAATAAAATTAGTAGCTTGTTGCTCACCAACTTCTGGTGTACGGTTACGAAGAGGCTCTGCTTTCAGAGAAGATGGTGTACCGACAATAGCAGAAATGCTCAATAATGTTACTAATAAAATCAGTTTTTTTATATTCATGCCGCTATGCCCTCTGAATCTCTTAATGCCTTCTTCACTCACCTTAAAAACCATTCCCAAAACATTGAAGAATTGAGATTCAGAACCTTAACTGGCACAAAAAAAATTAATTTATTCCTGTTTATAACTGCAAATCTAGACCTAACAGATGTGTTAGTTGACCAAGTGTCATAGCAAAGTTTCGAGATGTCTTCAGCCTAGTCCCGTTATCACAGGGATTCAGGTATAGTCTTTGTTAATCCTGTTTTTGGATAAAGACATGACAAATAACCTCCATGTTTAGGAGGTAAGAAGTGAATCCTCATGAGAATGGCTAAATTCTTAAACCTTGGTAGGACTTGCCTTCCACCAAACTTCGAGAGTACCTAGAGATTTGCTCTTCTAGGTTAAGCCCACATAACCTAATTCTCGTAGCTTAGCTAAAACCTTGGATACGCTCTCTTCTACCGTTTCCAAATCAGTCTTACATTCTACGTCCGGATTGAAGGGGGGTTCATAGGGATCATCAATCCCAGTAAAGTTTTTGATTTCGCCAGCACGAGCCTTCTTATACAGCCCTTTTACATCCCGTTGTTCGCACACCTGAAGGGGTGCATTCACATATACTTCCACAAAGTTGCCAATTCGTTCGCGAACTTCTTGCCGAATTTCTCGATAGGGGGATATAGCTGAGACTAATACTGTAACTTGGTTGCGAGTCAATAGACCTGCTACAAAAGCAACACGGCGAATGTTTTCGTCCCGGTCTTCTTTGCTAAATCCCAAACCCTTGCATAAGTTCAAACGCACAACGTCGCCATCTAAGATTTCCAGCTTTTGCCCATAGGACTTGAGTTGATTGCCCACAGCGCGACTAATGGTTGTCTTCCCTGCACCACTTAAGCCGGTAAACCATACGGTTACACCAGGCTGCTGAACATTGCTCCAATCACTTTGACGTTCGGCAATGGTTTCCGTCATTGACCCCAGTTAAATTTGTTCAGCACAAGATACTATACAAATACGTTAAGGTATTAATCTCCCAAAAGACACACTATAAAAAAGACTTCTCAGCGACTGAACGCTAGAAGCCTTCCGTTGATTTATTCTTGTACATTCACAAATTAAATGTCGTTATTTAACAAATTAATGTCGTAGAAAGATTAGCGCGTAATCTACATTCTACAAGGGTTTCAGTGACTTTCAATCTTAACTAAGGTGAACGTCCGCATTTAACATTTTATACGTCGCAATTTAGTACCTTTAACAATTTATATGTCGGTTATTGGCTAAAACTTCAATTTGAATCTTAACTAGACTTCACAAATTGTTTGTCGCATTTTAGGGCAAGCCAGACTATCATTTGGACAGCGGTTAGTACATTGGTTCTGTTTGTTGCTTACTGCTCACTCTATTATGTGGAACTCTCGCATCACGTATGTAGGTGAAGAATGTCTCAGGATTCACAACGTTTTTTTTCTCCGCATGAAGGTAATAAGCCAACTGAACTTCAACGAACTAGCAAGAACCCTGCTAAATCTCACAGACTCCCTAGTGATGAACTAATCACAGACGAGGTTAGGCTTCGGATGGAGATAATTCAACGTCTTACCGAGCCATGCGATCGCAAAACCTACGGTATCAGGAAGAGGGAAGCTGCCGAAAAGCTGGGAGTGACACTTCGTAGCATAGAGCGGTTACTCAAAAAATATCAGGAACAAGGGCTGGTAGGACTCACTCAAACCCGCTCGGACAAGGGACAGCGCCGCATTAGTGCTGACTGGCAAGAGTTCATCGTTAAAACTTACAAGGAGGGTAATAAGGGTAGCAAACGGATGCTCCGGAATCAGGTGTTTCTCAGGGTGAAAGGGAGAGCCAAGCAACTCGGTCTAAAGCCTGAAGAGTATCCTAGCCACCAGACTGTTTATCGAATTCTGGATGAATACATTGAGGGGAAAGAGAGAAAACGGAATGCACGAAGTCCTGGCTACTTAGGGTCACGGTTAACACACATGACCCGTGATGGGCAAGAACTGGAAGTGGAAGGGAGCAATGATGTCTGGCAGTGCGATCATACTCGTCTCGATATCAGGATAGTGGATGAGTACGGAGTTTTAGACCGCCCTTGGCTAACAGTGATTATCGATTCCTACTCCCGCTGCCTGATGGGATTTTTCTTGGGATTTTTCGCTCCTAGTTCGCAAATCGATGCACTAGCCTTACGTCATGCCATTCTGCCGAAGTTCTACGGTTCCGAATACGGGCTTGGCGACAAAGAGTTCGGGACATATGGAATACCTAGTTACTTCTACACTGACGGTGGCAATGATTTCCAATCCATCCACATTACAGAGCAAGTAGCAGTTCAGTTAGGTTTTAGTTGTGCCTTAAGAAGAAGACCTTCTGACGGTGGTATTGTCGAACGATTCTTCAAAACACTTAATGACCAAGTGTTACGCAATCTACCAGGATATACCGGGTCAAATGTACAAGAGCGCCCAGACGATGTAGACAAAGACGCTTGCCTGACCCTCAAAGATTTAGATATTATCCTCGTGCGCTACATGGTCAAAGAGTATAACGGCCATACTGATGCTCGATTTATTGTCAAGGAGTACAACGCCGACGATACTGATGTTAAATTGAACGCCCAAACTCGGTTCATGCGTTGGGAAGCTGGATTGATGATCGAGCCTCCCCTGTACGATGAACTGGACTTAGTGATCGCTTTGATGAAGGCAGAGCGGCGCACAGTTGGAAAATACGGCACTCTTCAGTTTGAAAGTTTAACCTACCGTGCCGAACATTTGAGAGGTCGGGAAGGCAAAGTTGTTGCCCTACGCTACGACCCCGATGATATTACGACCATTTTCGTCTACCAGATTCATGAGGATGGCACGGAGGAGTTTCTCGATTATGCCCACGCTCAAGGCTTAGAGGTTGAGAGGCTCTCTTTGAGAGAACTTCAGGCTATCAAAAAGAGGCTGCGCGAGGCGAGGGAGGAAATTAACAGTGAAACCATTCAAGCCATGCTTGAGCGGGAGGAATGGACTGAGGAAACTATCAAGCGGAACCGCCAACAGCGCCGAAAAGCTGCTCACGAGCTAGTCAACCCCGTACAGTCCGTTGCTGAGAAATTCGGGATTGTTGAACCCCAAGAAGCTGATTCGGAAGCTGAGGAAGAATTGGAGGCAGAACTGCCAAGATATAAAGTTCAGTACATGGACGAACTATTTGACGATGACTAGGGGGTATCGATGACAACTGCAAAATCAAGCGTTCAGGAATTTGATGATTTTCAGGCTCTGAGTCCCGAAATCCAGGCGGAAATTGAGCGGTTAAGTCGTCAGCCTTACTTGGAACTCGACCATATCAAAGAATGCCATATCATATATGGATGTACGAACTACTTTTATCACGGATGACGGGGCTATTGCTTGGAGAATCTCGCAGTGGCAAAACTGTGACCTGTAAAACATTCACTAACCGTTGCAATCAACAGGCAAAAACTAAAGATAAGCGGGTTATGCCTGTAATTTATATTCAAATCCCCAAGAACTGCGGTTCAAGAGATTTATTCATCAAAATTCTCAAAGCACTAGGACATCGAGCTACCAGTGGAACTATTACAGATTTACGCGAACGGACGCTCGACACGCTTGAGTTGTTTCAGGTTCAGATGCTGATTATTGATGAGGCAAATCATTTGAAGCTGGAAACTTTTTCCGATGTGCGGCACATCTACGACGACGATAATCTCGGACTCTCCGTTCTTCTCGTCGGTACTACCAATCGACTGACCAGAGTTGTTGAGCGAGACGAGCAGGTTGAAAATCGTTTTCTGGAACGATACCAGCTAGATAAAATAAACGATAAGGAATTTCAACAACTTGCAAAAATTTGGGTGCAAGATGTTCTCGGAATGTCAGAAGCCTCAAATCTAATTAAAGGCGAAACACTCAGGCTTTTGAAGAAAACAACCAAAAGGCTTATTGGTCGCTTAGACATGATTCTACGCAAGGCAGCGATTCGCTCACTGCTCAAAGGATACGAAACTTTAGACGCAGAAGTGTTGAAACAAGTAGCGAAATCGGTGAAGTAATGGATGAGCTGGAAACACAACTTTGGCTAAATCGAGTTGAACCCTATGAAGGGGAAAGCATTAGCCACTTTCTCGGTCGTTTTCGACGGGCAAAGGGTAATAAATTTTCGGCTCCCTCTGGCTTGGGTAAGGTAGCAGGACTTGGGGTAGTCTTGGTACGGTGGGAAAAGTTGTACTTGAATCCGTTTCCTACTCGCCAGCAGTTGGAGGCGTTAGCCGATGTCGTGATGGTTGATGCGGATAGGCTTGCTCAGATGCTACCACCAAAAGGTGTAACGATGAAGCCAAGGCCAATTCTGTTGTGTGCAGTTTGTTATGCGGAGAACCCCTATCATCGGATTGAGTGGCAGTTTAAGGAGCGATGGGGGTGCGATGGTCGCTCCGCGAACCGCCTTCGGCATCGCCATCAGTTGCCTTTGTTAGGGAAATGCATTAACTGTGAGACTCCATTTCCAATTCCTGCGTTATGGGTGGAAGGAGAGTGTCCCCATTGTTTTCTGCCGTTTGCTAGGATGGCGAAACGACAGAAGTCCCGTAGAGCTTAGCTTCGCTTACGTTATGCTCTTTGAACCCTCATTCCGGTAGCTAAAATGCTTGCATCTAGTAGCGTTCAAATCCACATTGCAGCCCTCTCCTTGATGCTCTTACTCGCCAGTCGCAAGCAGGAAGAAGCAAACGGCAGCCAAGAGGAAGAAGTTAGGTTAATTCCTCCAGTGTCAGTACAGAAGGAGGCGCAGTTAGGAATCCAGCTATACGAGAAGTATGGAGGTAGGGAAAAATTTAGGCTACCTCAAGCTCTTGCTCAGGCAAGCCCATTAACTCTCAAAGATATTGATGAAATATTGGATTTTTTTGAAAATAACGAATTCGATCACAAAGCGCCAGGGTGGAGAAACCCAGCCCATCCTTCGATTGAATGGATTCGTTGGCTTCTGATGGGAGGCTATATAGCTAATAACTGGGCACAGACTGTGAAGCGGATAACAACTGCCGTCATTGAAACTCCATCATCAGATATCTAGGGCGATCGCATCCAACAACTACAGCAGTAGATTGAGACATGGCAGTCAATGCGATCGAAGTTGGGAGGGATTGACGGTGAAGGAGCGATCGCTTCTCCTTATGGCGACTTGCTTTGTCATGGGATGGAGTGGCAGTTTAAGTCAACGACAGGGTATGAACACTAGTAAATTGGCAACTGAGACTGCCTAGTTTCCACTCAAATCAAATGGGTGAGATTTAAGTTAAATCCCAGTCGCTCTGCCTCTTGTAAGATATTCACTGCTTGGTTTGCCTGTTTGCGAGAAGGGTTTTTGTTAGTAGCTGCAAGTCGTCCCAGGCTAAAGGCTAGACTGCGTTGCCAGGGTTGCAAGTTGCTGGTTTCCTTGGCCCAGTGAGAGAGCTGAAACCAAGTATCAGCAGGCACTTGACTAACTTGAGCAATGATTTCTAAATCGAGGGAATCGGGGCTGTCGATACCTTTGTCAACTTGATGTGAAGTTCCCTGATTGACTCGGATTAACTCCTTCAAGAACGCGGCAGGTAACTCAATATCAAGAGCCTGAATAGTCTTCCAACAGTCCTCCTTTTTGCACCATTCGGTGACATTGCGACCTTCAGGAGGGTCTGTGATGGTCTGATGGACTTGTCGGGAAACAATCGCGATCGCTTCCCCTATGGCTGAGGAAATACCTTGTTGTTTCCAGATTGTATCCACATCGATACACTGGGCTGTTTTGTGGCAGAGGTAGGCGATGGTATAGGTTACGATATTAGCGCGATAGCCGCCGAATTGCTCGGCTTGGACAATCTTTTCTGCTGACCTGAAGAGGATTGCTTTGGCAACGAGCCGCTTAAAATAGGTTTCGTCAACTTCAAACCTGCCTCGTTTAGTTAGGCGAACTGTAAAGTCGATAAAGTTCTTCTGCGCTCCCCGACTTACCAGGTGTGGTAACTGCTCCCAGGTATTCTCAAACTTTGCTAGGTCTGTCTTGGTGAACTTCTGTGAAGTAGGATGCACAGTGGCAAAGGCTTTCTTCTTTGCCAGGGTTGGTTCACGACCCTTAGCATCAAGATACTGTCCTCGCGCCCGTTCATAGAACCAGCGCGTTTGTCGCTGCGTCCCATCTACTGCTGGTGCCCAGATGGTGCGGGATAGTTCCTCGATTTTGATGTGGAAGGGGTCGTTAGCTGAAAAATCGGCTTCACTCACCTTATTTTGGTTGTTGGCATAGCGGGAGATGAGCGGGACAATTTCATTAACCTGTTCTGGGTCTACTACCGAGAGCTTTGCTTGTACATAAATATCAGATACATCAGCTTTGTCTTTCCTAACTGCTTGATAAATCGATGCAGTCGTTTGACCACCATTGACAATTTGCAAGTCCCGTGCATATTTGATGCCTTTACCGCCTCCAACCAAATCAGTTAGTTCAACGGCTTCGGCGGTGGCGGAAATTCCGTTGTTGTAGGCTAAGAAACGATGGGGTTCTTTGAGGATTGTTTCCCTAATTCCTTTGTTGACTTTCCCTCTGGCTTGTAGGAAGGAGCGAACATTGCGTTCTAGCAGACGGGGACCATACTCGGCGTATATTTTATAGAGGATTTCACCGGGAATGATTGCCATGTATGCGCTGTAGTCTGAATTAGACGCTGGCATGGGCAAGCAGGGAATTGATACACCATATTGGGATTCAAAGTCAATTTCAATTGTTTCTCGTTGTTTACCTGAACTTAGGCAACGGTAAGTTCTTTCAATATCCCAGACATGAAAGGAACAGATTAAATTTTCAATCGTTTCATGTTTTTTGACATCTAGCGTTGTACGACCATCGGTAAACAAGTACAGCCTTACTTGGCTTAGTTGCTTCCTTAAATCGTGGATATTAAGCGCCATATCGAAGACGTTGGAGGCTTCTTCAAGGGATTGATGGTATCCCTTGAGTGCTTGCTGCAAAAAACTCGTGAGTCTGCGAAATGCTGTTTCAACCTCTTGCTTAGTTACGGTTACAGGAGGAACACTCTGGGTATGAATTGATATGAATAAATTGAGACAGTCTAAGTCTTGATTAATGCTGTAACCATTGACTTTAATCCCACGACTTCTGTAGTAGCAGACTTCTCCATCTTCCAGTTCTCCTGCTGCGGTGAGGGATTCAATCATTAGACGAGTGAATTCATCCTCTCGGAAAGAGTCTGCCTCTCCATCTTCGCTGTCTATTCCACCGTCAGAGCTACTAATTACTTCCTGTCTGAGGTCTTCCGCAAATTGAATTAATCCTGTTTGAGTACTCATGAATTGCCGCTGATTAGAGAAATTACTTTAATTTCTGGTAAGGAAAAACGCCTGCATTCGGCAACACTGATGGTGTAACGTACATCCCCAACACCATTTCGCAAATCAGCTTCGACAATTCTGGGAAAATCTCCCTCAACTTTGAAGTAGTTAACCTCGCGTTCGGTGTAACCAATTTGTTCGTAGCGGGGGGTATGGATATCTAGATATCCGACTTCAAAGAGCAGTGTTTCTAGTTCTTCCTTGGCTAGCGGGTCATTTTCGACTAGCGACCTGACACTGGCAACAATATCCGGTAAAGACTCCCCTCGTTTTTGTCTGACATCAAGGGACAGGTGTAGCAGAATTAACGTACCAGTACCAGTATCATCTAGCTGTCGTTCACTTGCGATCGCTAGTTTCTGATGCTGCTTTGCTACAGTGGTCTTGACCTCGATAGCACAGCGTTCTAATTGGAAATCCTGTTGGGTTCCTCTCGGACCAGTCCAGCATTGCACCCCTTGACGGGAACCAATTTGAGGAATTACAACCTGCCTCAGAAACCACAATTCACCATAGAGTCCTTGCTGTGCGGCGGTACTGAGTCCTTCAGGATTATGCCTTTCTAGAAAAGCTTGCCATCGTCGCAGACGGGTGATGAATCCAACTACGGCGTTTCGCTCGTCCGCAAGGGAAGCGATGTGATAAACAATGTCCTGCACCAATGTGGTGAATATATCGCTGTATCGTGGGTCAGTAAGAACCAGTTGGAGAGTAAGATAGGAATTATCATCATTTGGCAGAGCGACACGCCTAATCTCAAAGCTGCTAGATTTTGGAAAAACAGTGCCTCTTTCAACTGATGAATGCTTTACCCGCATCATTAAAAGGCGTGTATTAGTGGGCTTTTCAATTGCTAAATAAACGTCATATTTAACCTCTGGTAAAATACGACGGGTGAGATAGCCAGAAGATACAGTTACAGTATCTTCCTCTAACAGCTTCCAGGTATCCTGCACCGTCATATCTCACCAAATTCCTGTTCCCAGTAAACGTTATTAACCTGGTATTCAATCCTTCTAGCTGTAGGGCTGTTAGGGAAACTCACAGCAAAACCGATGACAGGAAAATCAGATTCTATTTCTGCTGGGTCTAGTGGATAAAGCAGCAGTAACCCATTTCTGGGCAAACGCTTGGAACGTATAACTTTTCCGTTGGGAGTTTTACTAGAACTCGGTGGTTTTCCAGCTAGTTCTCTTAAATGTCGGGTTTCATCAAGAATTGCATCACGAGTTGGTTGAGGCAAATCAAGCCACTCATCTGTTGGACTCAGCAGACGAGATTTTTTCAGCCGATATTCGGCAGTGCTGGAGTCTGCTTGCTGGCGTTCAATTAAACCAACGCCATATCCAGCAATGCTTGCCCTATTTTTAGGGCGCTGGCTTGAGATGAGAATAACTGTCCATGAGACAAGCTCATTCAGGGGACGTTGGGCTTTTATGTACTGAGTTAGCAATGAAGTTTTTGCAACTCTACTTTTAGGATGTGACTCATATCCTGATAGAAAATCAATGATTTGAGCAAA of the Allocoleopsis franciscana PCC 7113 genome contains:
- a CDS encoding PD-(D/E)XK motif protein, which codes for MTVQDTWKLLEEDTVTVSSGYLTRRILPEVKYDVYLAIEKPTNTRLLMMRVKHSSVERGTVFPKSSSFEIRRVALPNDDNSYLTLQLVLTDPRYSDIFTTLVQDIVYHIASLADERNAVVGFITRLRRWQAFLERHNPEGLSTAAQQGLYGELWFLRQVVIPQIGSRQGVQCWTGPRGTQQDFQLERCAIEVKTTVAKQHQKLAIASERQLDDTGTGTLILLHLSLDVRQKRGESLPDIVASVRSLVENDPLAKEELETLLFEVGYLDIHTPRYEQIGYTEREVNYFKVEGDFPRIVEADLRNGVGDVRYTISVAECRRFSLPEIKVISLISGNS